The following coding sequences are from one Musa acuminata AAA Group cultivar baxijiao chromosome BXJ1-6, Cavendish_Baxijiao_AAA, whole genome shotgun sequence window:
- the LOC135675405 gene encoding LOB domain-containing protein 38-like, whose product MSCNGCRVLRKGCSRACVLRPCLRWIDTAEAQGHATAFVARFFGRAAFMSLLSAVPDSQRPALFQSLLFEACGRTINPVGGAVGLLCTGNWHLCQAAVNAVLNGDALAPLPSHPTTGSFPPTPVSDAKRRSAASPSSSSAFFPRDMDLWLFPRPAAGASEETPYMNSEGSVATASGAPTLLNLFG is encoded by the exons atgagctGCAACGGGTGCAGGGTGCTGCGCAAGGGGTGCAGCCGCGCGTGCGTGCTGCGGCCGTGCCTCCGATGGATCGACACGGCGGAGGCGCAGGGCCACGCCACCGCCTTCGTCGCCAGGTTCTTCGGCCGCGCCGCCTTCATGTCCCTCCTCTCCGCTGTCCCCGACTCCCAACGCCCCG CCCTGTTCCAGTCGCTGCTCTTCGAGGCGTGTGGCCGGACCATCAACCCCGTGGGCGGCGCCGTCGGGCTGCTCTGTACCGGCAACTGGCATCTCTGCCAGGCCGCCGTCAACGCCGTCCTCAACGGCGACGCCCTCGCCCCCCTTCCCAGCCATCCCACCACCGGCAGCTTCCCGCCGACCCCAGTGTCCGACGCCAAGCGGCGCAGCGCGGCGTCCCCGTCTTCCTCCTCCGCTTTCTTCCCCCGAGACATGGACCTGTGGTTGTTTCCGAGGCCGGCCGCTGGCGCCAGCGAAGAGACGCCATATATGAACTCGGAGGGGTCGGTGGCGACGGCCAGCGGCGCACCGACGCTGCTCAACCTCTTCGGTTGA
- the LOC135677675 gene encoding transcription factor bHLH84-like — protein MAMEAEGMASELNWSSFDPSFSVEETEEAMAQLFGSQHMFWSDSDYDGCYSSNPDMAVTSTPMNSSVGGEGNAGPWFPLGAYDQHDRAISVNEETSRDELVDAVVKPLPPPPPPPPPPADASQGTKRRLRGGDIQIEVSRKKWKKAQNSAGTADEEDSSADINPRSSYCYGSEDDSNGSRELKGAVSMSSSSKGSAALNPNPQSLYAKKRRERINERLRILQNLVPNGTKVDISTMLEEAVQYVKFLQLQIKLLSSDEMWMYAPIAYNGVSLGFDLKDPSIVSAEENDSGI, from the exons ATGGCGATGGAGGCCGAAGGAATGGCTTCGGAGCTGAACTGGAGCTCCTTCGATCCATCATTCTCCGTCGAGGAGACCGAGGAAGCCATGGCGCAACTCTTCGGTTCTCAGCACATGTTTTGGTCTGACTCCGATTACGATGGCTGCTACTCGAGCAACCCCGACATGGCTGTTACCTCGACACCGATGAATTCTAGCGTCGGGGGAGAGGGAAACGCCGGCCCATGGTTTCCTCTTGGTGCTTATGATCAACACGATCGAGCGATCTCCGTGAACGAGGAAACCAGCAGAGATGAACTCGTCGATGCTGTCGTGaaacctcttcctcctcctcctcctcctcctcctcctcctgctgatGCCTCACAAGGCACCAAGAGAAGGTTGCGTGGTGGTGATATCCAAATAGAAGTTTCTCGAAAGAAGTGGAAGAAGGCACAGAATAGTGCCGGCACTGCCGATGAGGAAGACAGCAGTGCTGACATTAATCCTCGGAGCTCCTATTGCTACGGCTCTGAGGATGACTCGAATGGTTCCCGGGAGCTGAAGGGAGCAGTCTCCATGAGCTCAAGCTCCAAAGGATCTGCAGCTCTGAATCCAAATCCTCAGAGCCTCTATGCAAAG aagaggagagaaaggatcaatGAGAGGCTGAGAATTCTGCAAAACCTGGTGCCAAATGGAACAAAG GTAGACATCAGCACAATGCTTGAAGAGGCAGTTCAATACGTGAAGTTCTTGCAGCTCCAAATCAAG CTTTTGAGCTCTGATGAGATGTGGATGTATGCTCCCATTGCTTACAATGGCGTGAGTCTCGGGTTCGACCTAAAAGATCCCTCCATCGTCTCAGCAGAGGAGAATGACTCTGGGATATGA
- the LOC103987233 gene encoding probable strigolactone esterase DAD2 — protein sequence MGGSSIVNAAAAAAAEAGGGGRSSGKLLELLNVRVVGSGERVVVLSHGFGTDQSAWNRVLPYFQRDYRVVLYDLVCAGSVNPDHFDFRRYTTLDAYVDDLLDILDALHIDRCFFVGHSVSAMIGIIAAIRRPELFLKLILVGASPRFLNDGDYHGGFEREEFEKVFAAMEANYEAWVQGFAPLAVGADVPAAVREFSRTLFNMRPDISLFVSRTVVNSDLRGVLGLVRTPCVVVQTAKDVSVPASVAAYLKAHLGGRTTIELLPIEGHLPHLSSPAVLVQVLRRAIASHR from the exons ATGGGGGGCAGCAGCATCGTTaacgcagcagcagcggcggcggcggaggcgggagGCGGTGGAAGAAGCAGCGGCAAGCTGCTGGAGTTGCTGAACGTGCGGGTGGTGGGTAGCGGGGAGCGGGTGGTGGTGCTGTCGCACGGCTTCGGCACGGATCAGTCGGCATGGAACCGCGTCCTCCCCTACTTCCAACGCGACTACCGCGTCGTCCTCTACGACTTGGTCTGCGCCGGCAGCGTCAACCCGGACCACTTCGACTTCCGTCGTTACACCACCCTCGACGCCTACGTCGACGACCTCCTAGACATCCTCGACGCCCTCCACATCGACCGCTGCTTCTTCGTCGGCCACTCCGTCTCCGCCATGATCGGCATCATAGCCGCCATCCGCCGCCCTGAGCTCTTCCTCAAGCTCATCCTCGTCGGCGCCTCCCCCAG GTTCCTGAATGATGGAGACTACCATGGGGGCTTCGAGAGGGAAGAGTTCGAGAAGGTATTCGCGGCGATGGAGGCAAACTACGAGGCATGGGTGCAGGGGTTCGCGCCGCTGGCGGTGGGGGCGGACGTGCCGGCGGCGGTGCGGGAGTTCAGCCGGACGCTGTTCAACATGAGGCCGGACATCTCGCTGTTCGTGTCGCGGACGGTGGTCAACAGCGACCTGCGCGGGGTGCTGGGCCTCGTCCGCACCCCCTGCGTCGTCGTCCAGACCGCCAAGGACGTCTCCGTCCCCGCCTCCGTCGCCGCCTACCTCAAGGCCCACCTCGGCGGCCGCACCACCATCGAGCTCCTCCCCATCGAGGGCCACCTCCCCCACCTCAGCTCCCCCGCCGTCCTCGTCCAGGTCCTCCGCCGCGCTATCGCCTCCCACCGCTGA
- the LOC135675957 gene encoding cyclin-D5-2-like isoform X2 — MADSGYMVSLSTLICKEHETCFDVQETEEEEEEENAKVMLCEEDSDEYVEMLLNRESCFCSATPDAAAGNSVNSARSDATKAFFGFSMKTAYVAVIYLDHFFMHRTTDSIKGKSWAIRLLSVACLSLAVKMEERKVPALSEFQTEDYRFDTEAIQRMELLVLGTLEWRMSMVTPFSYLSHFASKLQQHASEGVLWKAIKLVFASIEVMNLVDYRASVIAAAAVLAASDEGLTQKSVKSKMSTVSSCRSLDTDHVFSCYSLLIHETQKEKLKTSKGLAPPDHSVADGLSVDSSVDTDGTISFVVASSKRRRLQ; from the exons ATGGCTGATTCGGGCTACATGGTTTCTCTGTCTACTCTCATCTGCAAGGAACATGAAACATGCTTCGATGTGCAGGaaactgaggaggaggaggaggaggagaatgcaAAGGTGATGTTGTGTGAAGAGGACTCTGATGAATACGTAGAGATGCTGCTGAACAGAGAGAGCTGCTTCTGCAGCGCAACTCCTGATGCAGCAGCTGGAAACTCAGTTAACTCTGCTCGTTCTGATGCG ACGAAGGCCTTCTTTGGATTCAGCATGAAAACGGCGTACGTGGCGGTGATCTACTTGGATCATTTCTTCATGCATCGAACTACCGATTCGATC AAAGGCAAGAGCTGGGCCATTCGGTTGCTGTCGGTGGCTTGCTTATCTCTGGCCGTGAAGATGGAAGAACGCAAGGTTCCGGCGTTGTCGGAGTTCCAAACAGAAGACTACCGATTCGATACCGAAGCCATACAGAGGATGGAGCTGCTGGTTTTGGGTACATTGGAGTGGAGGATGAGCATGGTCACGCCTTTCTCCTATCTGAGCCACTTCGCATCCAAGCTCCAACAGCATGCATCGGAGGGCGTACTGTGGAAGGCCATTAAGCTCGTATTTGCAAGCATCGAAG TAATGAATTTGGTGGATTATCGAGCTTCAGTTATAGCTGCTGCTGCAGTTCTTGCTGCATCGGATGAAGGATTAACTCAGAAGTCAGTGAAGTCCAAGATGAGTACCGTCTCATCATGCAGATCTTTGGACACC GATCATGTCTTTTCCTGCTATAGTCTGTTGATTCACGAGACACAAAAGGAGAAGCTGAAAACATCAAAGGGTTTGGCTCCTCCTGATCACTCGGTGGCTGATGGTTTGAGTGTCGACAGTTCGGTTGATACTGACGGAACCATCTCTTTTGTGGTTGCAAGCAGCAAGAGAAGAAGGTTGCAATAG
- the LOC135675957 gene encoding cyclin-D5-2-like isoform X1: MADSGYMVSLSTLICKEHETCFDVQETEEEEEEENAKVMLCEEDSDEYVEMLLNRESCFCSATPDAAAGNSVNSARSDAVRWILRTKAFFGFSMKTAYVAVIYLDHFFMHRTTDSIKGKSWAIRLLSVACLSLAVKMEERKVPALSEFQTEDYRFDTEAIQRMELLVLGTLEWRMSMVTPFSYLSHFASKLQQHASEGVLWKAIKLVFASIEVMNLVDYRASVIAAAAVLAASDEGLTQKSVKSKMSTVSSCRSLDTDHVFSCYSLLIHETQKEKLKTSKGLAPPDHSVADGLSVDSSVDTDGTISFVVASSKRRRLQ; this comes from the exons ATGGCTGATTCGGGCTACATGGTTTCTCTGTCTACTCTCATCTGCAAGGAACATGAAACATGCTTCGATGTGCAGGaaactgaggaggaggaggaggaggagaatgcaAAGGTGATGTTGTGTGAAGAGGACTCTGATGAATACGTAGAGATGCTGCTGAACAGAGAGAGCTGCTTCTGCAGCGCAACTCCTGATGCAGCAGCTGGAAACTCAGTTAACTCTGCTCGTTCTGATGCGGTTCGATGGATTCTCAGA ACGAAGGCCTTCTTTGGATTCAGCATGAAAACGGCGTACGTGGCGGTGATCTACTTGGATCATTTCTTCATGCATCGAACTACCGATTCGATC AAAGGCAAGAGCTGGGCCATTCGGTTGCTGTCGGTGGCTTGCTTATCTCTGGCCGTGAAGATGGAAGAACGCAAGGTTCCGGCGTTGTCGGAGTTCCAAACAGAAGACTACCGATTCGATACCGAAGCCATACAGAGGATGGAGCTGCTGGTTTTGGGTACATTGGAGTGGAGGATGAGCATGGTCACGCCTTTCTCCTATCTGAGCCACTTCGCATCCAAGCTCCAACAGCATGCATCGGAGGGCGTACTGTGGAAGGCCATTAAGCTCGTATTTGCAAGCATCGAAG TAATGAATTTGGTGGATTATCGAGCTTCAGTTATAGCTGCTGCTGCAGTTCTTGCTGCATCGGATGAAGGATTAACTCAGAAGTCAGTGAAGTCCAAGATGAGTACCGTCTCATCATGCAGATCTTTGGACACC GATCATGTCTTTTCCTGCTATAGTCTGTTGATTCACGAGACACAAAAGGAGAAGCTGAAAACATCAAAGGGTTTGGCTCCTCCTGATCACTCGGTGGCTGATGGTTTGAGTGTCGACAGTTCGGTTGATACTGACGGAACCATCTCTTTTGTGGTTGCAAGCAGCAAGAGAAGAAGGTTGCAATAG